The sequence GGACGCACAGGAACTCGAATTCCCCGACGACAGCTTCGATGCGGTGATCTCGGCGCTATCGACCTGTACGTTTCCCGATCCCATCGCAGCACTCCGCGAGATGGACCGCGTCTGCAAGCCCGAGGGTACGATTCGGTTGGTCGAACACGGGCGGAGTGACGTGAGACCGATCGCGAAGTACCAAGAGTGGCGTGCCGACGCTCACTACGCCCAGACCGGCTGTCGCTGGACCCAAAACCCGCGCGAAATCGCCTCGAAAGCGGGTCTCAGGGTGCGGGACACCGACACCGGGCTCTTCGGCACGATCACCACCTTCGAGATAACCCCGAACCGGAGGGAGGAACGATGATGGAACTGCCGTCCGAAGCGCTGGAGTGGCTTGCCGTCGGGTGCCTCCTGACGGTCGCGGGGGCGCTAATCAAGTTCCGTGGGTGGACGTTTCTCCTCGCGGGTTACGACGAGACCGCGCCCGTTCCGGAGAGCGTAGTGCGGAACGTAACGGGAAACACCCTTCTCCGCGTCGGCATCGCAGTCTTCGTGGTCGGCATCGTCGAGTCCGTGACGAACCCGCCGTCGTATCTCGGCGTCGTGGTCGGAGTCGCGATTGCCCTAGAGGTGGCGCGACTGCTCTATCGACTGAACGCGCGGTCGCCACAGGCAACCTGAAGCGATGTTCACGTCCGCACCGACGACCGGGAGTCTCTGTTGGTCGTCCGCCGGGACTCTCTCCCGAACTGTTTTCACAGTCCGACTGATGCACGTCGAACAATGACTGATCTCCTGATTCACGACGCAATCGTCGTTACGATGAATCAAGAGAATCAGATCCTGAAAAACGGCTCCGTTCGAGTCACGGATGGAGTCATCTCGTCGGTCCGAGCAACTGAGCCCGGTGATCGAGACTCGGCCGCAGGACGCGTGATCGATGCCAGCGAAAAGGTCGTGATGCCCGGCCTCATCGACGCCCACCGTCACACCGATTTCGCGCTCGTCCAAGGCCTCTTCAGTGAACTCGGCGGTGGCGAGTTGCTCAAAGAAGCCTTCGCGTTGTACCACACCGCCGAACCGACTCTGGGTGACTCGTTCTTCGAGGCCGCGTGGCGACTCGCGTGCCTGCGTCAACTCACACACGGCGTTACGACCGTCAACGCGATGGACTTCACGCCAGGGCTCGGGGCAGAAGCGATCGGGGAGTCCGGGTTGCGCGCCGTGATCGGGTCGGAACTCGCAGACGTTCTCGACCCAGCGTCCGCAGACGACCAGCTCGCGACCGCTCGTCGATTCATCGAAACCTATCACGATACCTACGAGGGGCGAGTCACTGCGAGTATCGCGCCCGGCGGTGAAGCCGGCTGCTCGCGGAGACTCTGGGAGGGTGTCGCTGAGCTTCGGGCGGACTATCCCGACTTGCGGCTTCATACGCATCTGTACGACTCTGCTGAAGCCGATACGATGGCAGCGGGGAGCGGTGCTGACGATCCACTCGACTTACTCGACCGATACGGCCTCCTCGACGAGCGAACGCTGCTCACCCATCTGCTGCACGCAGACCGGAGCGACGCGCGGCGAATCGCTGACGCCGGTGCGCACGTGCTTCACTGCCCGACGGTGTACAGTTACTTCCGGGCCGGAGAGCGAACCTGGTTCCCGCTTCCGGCACTCCAAGAGTTCGGTGCGAACGTCGCTATCGGCCTCGACGATCCGTTCTGGTTCGACTCCTGGGACCTCGTTCGAGAAGCCAAACACGCCCGACTGCTGTCGAATTTCGAGTACGGAGCTCAGCAGTGGTCCTCGTACGATCTGCTCAGGATGCTCACCATCGATGCCGCACGCGCACTCGGACTCA comes from Halopelagius inordinatus and encodes:
- a CDS encoding amidohydrolase family protein, encoding MTDLLIHDAIVVTMNQENQILKNGSVRVTDGVISSVRATEPGDRDSAAGRVIDASEKVVMPGLIDAHRHTDFALVQGLFSELGGGELLKEAFALYHTAEPTLGDSFFEAAWRLACLRQLTHGVTTVNAMDFTPGLGAEAIGESGLRAVIGSELADVLDPASADDQLATARRFIETYHDTYEGRVTASIAPGGEAGCSRRLWEGVAELRADYPDLRLHTHLYDSAEADTMAAGSGADDPLDLLDRYGLLDERTLLTHLLHADRSDARRIADAGAHVLHCPTVYSYFRAGERTWFPLPALQEFGANVAIGLDDPFWFDSWDLVREAKHARLLSNFEYGAQQWSSYDLLRMLTIDAARALGLNDRVGSLEPGKRADVVVVDIDTPRHRPYSNLPSVLTNTVTAGDIETVIVDGEVLMEERTVESMDVESVRTAAARERERLQARTGWETSLAGSTPPDESILRRVSARPLLRALRQYGRGIVHQHGW
- a CDS encoding class I SAM-dependent methyltransferase, translating into MSVSEIKDSYAEYADRMHRFEWIDRVILGRYRRDRFGDVEGRVLDVACGTGTNFRYLPDAVDLVGIDVSPEMLANAEERLTELDIDGSLREMDAQELEFPDDSFDAVISALSTCTFPDPIAALREMDRVCKPEGTIRLVEHGRSDVRPIAKYQEWRADAHYAQTGCRWTQNPREIASKAGLRVRDTDTGLFGTITTFEITPNRREER